The genomic region ACACATTATGGGAAAATCAAAAGAAGAATTCTCGCTTTGAGAAAGACATTTAGCCAAGGGGATGAATCTCCAAGACATAATTTATCTACTTTCTCTGGAAGTAGATCTCTCACCCATAAACTTCTACGTCCTCGTGGCGTAAGTatgtcttgttgcaggtacttCTCCGAAGCAAAGTTGATAAGGAAGAGGAAAGAAATGTTTGCCGAGTTGGCCAACTCCGATCGTCCCCTAAAGAAGCCTGCTTTGTTTTTCACCCCCCTCCTTAGTTTAGTTTCTTTTTCAAATAATGTAATAATAAAGTCCGACTCCGAAAGTCGGATATGAACAATGAAACCTTTCTTTCccgttgccaaaaaaaaaaaaaaaaaaaaaaaaaaaaaaaaaactaaatagcTAGCGACTTTgcgcaaaaaaagaaaaaaaatattgatCTGACGAACATAACATGAACAACAATCCGCGATCTACTTAACCGTAGTTCTCAATAAATATTTGAACAATAATTCTCAAATATTTTCCGAGAATACAACTTTTAAAAATCGTAACAATTTTCAAATACTTTTGAAGAATACGGGTTTGAAAGCCGTTGCATTGTGACTCCTTTTATTCAAATATAACATGAGAAACACGACACCACAAAATAGAGAAGCAGTAATAATGAGAAAGTCAAGGTCAGTATGCTTCTTTAGTCAATAACTATGAATAAATAGATTCCTCTTTCATTGTTTCTTCCGCACAACACCTTTGAACATTACCGCAGTCTTTTTGTTATCACTTGAAATATTATTAGTGACGTATTACTCTTGGAAAACAGTTTTACGATAAAATATTTTAAAATCACCAAAATAGCTTTACgataaaacattttaaaatcgCCAATAAAGGTTAATGATACTCATAACACTAAACATAATAGTAGATGAAATTTATTTTTAATAGGGTTATTTAAGTAAAATGTCACTTGATTTTACCGTAAAACTGTGTAAAACTGTTTTATACTCCGTACAAGAGTGGGTGATATTTATTTTCAATAGGGTTATTTAAGTAAAAAAATTCAGTAGGGTTATTTAAGTAAAATGTCACCTGATTTTACAGTAAAACTATTTTATACAAGATTTTGTGTGAAAACGAATTAAAAACCAAAAGGGGAATAAAATGATACTCCGTAGATAATTACATATGGATAATCACATTTTTGCAAATTACAAACATGCTTGAAATCAAAATGCACTTAATTATTGGAAATAATATTCTACTTTGAAGCCATGACCCAAGACGGAGGAGGCCAAGAAAATAGTTGTGAATTGTCCAAATATTCTTCCAAAATTCCAACAACACCCTTTTCAAAATCAAACACTCCAATCTCTTCACTTCTCCATTCAAAACCATCCTTTTCTTCACAAAATCCTTCCTTAATTGTGTCTAAACAACACTTGTTCTTGTCAAAGCTTTTGAACCGAAAATATATGCAATTACCTTTGCATCCCGGCAATCCGATAGCAGAAAATGAAGAATGGTTGCTTATAAAAAGTGTATGATCCCCTAAACTCTTTAGTAATTCCCACTTTTGCCcctctttattgagtttgaaaatcTCGACTGCTAGTATCTTAATTGACCCGCTTGGGGTCGTGTCTGAGTAAAAATCCACCATCAGTAAGTCATCGGATAATTTAACAAGACATTTTTTATCGCCCCCAATAATTGAATTTTTCAACAGTGTCACCTTCACGGTTGAATAATCCGTCACATTAATTGCAACAGTCCTACCTGAATTTGTAACTGCATAAAATATTCCATTGACCTCCATTACGTCAACGTAATGCATGGACCAGTCGTTAACATAAATACTCCGATCATCGTAACCTAACGTTGGATCATCTAAAATTGACCATTTTTGTTGGACCGATTGATACATGAATAATTTTCCGGTGTCATGTGTTGATAAAATGACAAAATCATTAGAATTATTAAAAGACGATGTAATAATAATTGCTACCTTTTCATGCTCCATGTTGAATAATTCCGTGTTACCACTAACGTTACGTAACACGTACTCGTGGTCCAATTCACGGATTTTAATATTGGTAAGATCCAATTGTTTAGGAAAATTAAATGGTAGGTGTTTAATTGAAGATCTAGAGAAGGGATTGAACAAACGGACGCTTCCTGGATTGTTTTCTTCAGTTTTGATAAGCCAACCAGGTGAACCCGGGTTTGACGATTGGGAAAGGTGGTAAAAAGTTTGTTTTTCGAGTTGGACATCACTGGTGTTGAAGAATTTCATCGGAGGGAATCGGGTGGAAAGTGGTCGGGGAATGGCAAACCGCCACTCGGAACAAACAGAGCGAAAGTGACGAGAATCAGAAGAGGAATCAAAATGTGTCGCGACTAGGTCTAATAGCTCCGAGGGGAGGTCGGACCAATATGACATGGTTACCATTTTATATGTTGTTATATATGGAGATGATATAGGAGGAGATAAAGAAAGTTGAATTGAAAGGAAAATGAGGATGTTTTGTGTTGGCTTCGATATAGCTCGCTATTTATATAAGGAAGACTATAGGAAAAAATTCAGGCCACCTAGTGAGAAACTAATCAATTAGGTGCATACATCACAATAATTTtccaaattaaaaaataaattatgAGCAGTCAACAGTCAACACTATACTATGAAAAATGTCTTTGTCAAGACTCAAGAGGTTGATGTTATAAGGCCGTTATTTGTCCATACTCTATATAATTTCAGGAGAAATTTAACTTAAACAACATGGAAAAGATAGGTCACTCTATTGGTATTGATTAGGAAATTGCAAGATTCCGGACTTCACCTATGTTAAATGTTAAGTatgtttaaataataataataataataataataataataataataataataataataataataaagggtTGACGGATTGATAATAAAATATGTTTGTGTGATGAGAGATTTATTTTTTACAATCTTTTAaagttgttccgggtgtaattccagagcagttatttgttaccacccgtgcttgtagaatgacgtctttggttgaatcctcctcgcggtctcctgaaacgatgaacaaactgagggctcggctttggaccgagcgaactcactccgacgctcaagtcagtaaacttaaagggataagttgttgttacttggcgaagtatgtattgtagagagataaggaagatattaccagatgaatagtgattcttaggttaaattgtggatcctctcctcaatgtgggttgaggagtatttatagactttcaccttttgtcacgtagtggccaagtggctagcaggtggaaagactgatctaccctcggccgagggacccatggcaggtcggcgggccctgttgactcgccgccgaggggtcttggatatgagttcgcggatatgtgctccggctggctagttgtcctagccgaggcacaagagacaggccgacaggctgcgtcggttaggctgtctaagtcgttgactttgctgtggatatttttgaccttgttcaatatgttgactcggtcagcgggtgcagaatatgccccatcaaaagtGAATATATTAGAGGAACATATTGTAAAATAATTGATTGCAAGTTGCAATATGTTAAGTGTCCACAATATGAATATAGAAATTGTTTGTAAATACTTTTGTATTTTAATACATGTGTCTTTTAGTGTCACATGGTTATTTCTACAATTGGAAATTGTCTAGTCCTTGTCAATAATGGATCCTTTAAATTTTCAACGTTAGGGTGGTTATTTGTTTGTTCACATGGTAGTAGATATATCCTATTTTTtttgctttaattttttttttttgatgacgagggggttgaattcCGGACTCATATATTTCCGCACCACCATATGGACCATCTAAGTCACCCCTTTCGGAGGCTGCAATGGCCAAGTggtcatcgccccagctggtagtcgaacccgggacatCTCAACTCCTACatttctacaagcttcaaggtttaacccggctaccactggactaacaccacttggtttttTTACTTCAATTTTAATTCATCTAGTTCTTCGATATCAACTAAAATAGCAAGTGCAAAAAATAAATTTACCGGAGAAACGTAACAGGTATAATAATCTACGATCTACCTTACTATTCTCAACAAATTTTGAACAATTCTTGAATACTTTCAAAGAATACAACATTTAAAAGTCGTAACAGttttcaaatacttcaaagaaTACAACTTTGAACATCGTTGCATTGTCACCCCTtataattcaaacacaaattataCTATAATACCATCATATGGTATAATCACTTAAAATACGATCATTTTATGATAAAAGTATGTTATGTTTAAGTGTGACTAAACATTTAACATAAAACGGTCACTGTTTAATACTAACCCGACACCACATAGATTATTGGAGGATAATAACTAAAGAAAATTCTATGATAAGTGGCATAGAGTTTCAGTTGTCCTTTTACGTATACCTCATCTATCTCTTCTCGAACAATGCAAATTTAGAGAAGCAATTATGAGAAAGTCAAGGTCAGTATGCTTCTTTAGTCAATCACTATGAATAAACAAATTTATCTCATTGTCTATTCGGCACAACATCTTTGAACATTACGGCAGTCTTTTTTGTAATCCTGAATGGAGTGATCAGTATTTGATTGATCAATCTCTCTCTTAAAACTGCCCTTTTGTTTTAAGTTTAAGTCGAAAAAAATGTAActcatttacaataaaaggggactatttttttataaaaaaaaagtgATCATTTAAGAACAAAATGTTGTAACCAGTGTTACAGCTAAAAGAAAAAATAATTGTCAAATTGGGTGAAATTGAAAATAGTTATCGTTTGAAGTTAACGTTCGAACATGATTTGATAAGGCAAAGGGGTAAAATAATGTACGCATTGTGAGAGCGGCGGATATTGGCACAAAAAAAGGGACGCTAGACTAGTTGTTTAACAATAGTTTTGGAGAAGGGCGAGCTTGTCAGTTGTCACAATGCGTACACTTTCATCTTTAAATTTCGTTCATATATTACATAGTTAATTTTGTGTGAAACCGTTGTATGCATAAAACACTTCCATGTAAATTTTTGTGTATTATATCATATGGGTTTCTTGGTATGGAAATAATGATGTCAATGTAAACAACTTTTGTTGTTGCTGTAATAATATCAAACTTCCTTATCTAGTAGAAGTACTTCAGAGTAGTGAAGTATAGAGTAGTGACTAGTGAGGTGAATACCACACCGAAGAGAGACAACAAATGAGCTAAACTTTCATTCTAAATAGCAGTTTCAATAATTGAGAAGCTCACGCAGCCATACACTTAGCCCAAAGCGAACTATTCTTTCGCCTTTTACTAAAGAAATACCGTGTGCTCGTTGATTATAAGTGGTGTACGTTAATTTCTGGAGGAAGTTCCTTTATCGTAGCTTCTGTTAA from Silene latifolia isolate original U9 population chromosome 3, ASM4854445v1, whole genome shotgun sequence harbors:
- the LOC141646386 gene encoding F-box protein SKIP23-like, which codes for MVTMSYWSDLPSELLDLVATHFDSSSDSRHFRSVCSEWRFAIPRPLSTRFPPMKFFNTSDVQLEKQTFYHLSQSSNPGSPGWLIKTEENNPGSVRLFNPFSRSSIKHLPFNFPKQLDLTNIKIRELDHEYVLRNVSGNTELFNMEHEKVAIIITSSFNNSNDFVILSTHDTGKLFMYQSVQQKWSILDDPTLGYDDRSIYVNDWSMHYVDVMEVNGIFYAVTNSGRTVAINVTDYSTVKVTLLKNSIIGGDKKCLVKLSDDLLMVDFYSDTTPSGSIKILAVEIFKLNKEGQKWELLKSLGDHTLFISNHSSFSAIGLPGCKGNCIYFRFKSFDKNKCCLDTIKEGFCEEKDGFEWRSEEIGVFDFEKGVVGILEEYLDNSQLFSWPPPSWVMASK